From the genome of Rhodobacteraceae bacterium Araon29, one region includes:
- a CDS encoding elongation factor Ts, whose protein sequence is MAITASMVKELRETTGAGMMDAKKALIETDGDFEAAIDWLRTKGLAKAAKKSGRVAAEGLVAVAVSDGEGVAVEVNSETDFVAKNSEFQDMVSSFAQAALGVETVEALSTTEVNGKSVADTLTAKIATIGENMSLRRMTKVQGDEVHSYVHNAAAPGMGKIGVLVALKGSSPEFGKQVAMHIAAANPQSLTEADLDPNVLEREKNILTEQARESGKPEAVIEKMIVGRVKKFLGEVTLVGQAFVINPDLTVAQAAKEAGVEICGFVRLEVGEGIEKKEEDFASEVAKVAQS, encoded by the coding sequence ATGGCGATCACAGCATCTATGGTCAAAGAACTGCGCGAAACAACGGGCGCAGGTATGATGGACGCAAAAAAAGCACTTATAGAAACAGATGGTGATTTTGAAGCCGCTATTGACTGGCTACGCACAAAGGGACTAGCCAAAGCCGCCAAAAAATCAGGGCGCGTCGCCGCCGAAGGCTTGGTTGCCGTCGCTGTTTCAGATGGTGAAGGCGTTGCAGTCGAAGTGAACTCAGAAACAGATTTTGTCGCTAAAAACTCAGAATTTCAAGATATGGTTTCTTCATTTGCGCAAGCAGCGCTTGGGGTGGAAACAGTAGAGGCTCTGAGTACTACTGAAGTTAATGGAAAATCTGTTGCAGATACGTTGACAGCTAAAATAGCCACAATCGGCGAAAATATGTCTTTGCGCAGAATGACTAAGGTTCAGGGTGATGAAGTGCATTCTTATGTTCATAATGCAGCGGCGCCAGGCATGGGAAAAATAGGCGTGCTGGTGGCGCTGAAAGGATCAAGCCCTGAGTTTGGAAAACAGGTTGCGATGCATATTGCAGCGGCAAATCCTCAGTCGCTTACGGAAGCTGACTTGGACCCAAACGTTCTTGAACGCGAGAAAAATATTCTTACCGAGCAAGCACGCGAATCTGGCAAACCAGAGGCGGTGATTGAAAAAATGATCGTTGGCCGAGTGAAAAAATTCTTGGGAGAAGTGACGCTTGTTGGTCAAGCCTTTGTTATCAATCCTGATTTAACTGTTGCTCAGGCTGCAAAAGAAGCAGGGGTGGAAATTTGTGGATTTGTACGCCTCGAAGTTGGAGAGGGTATAGAGAAAAAAGAAGAGGACTTTGCCTCTGAAGTGGCCAAGGTGGCACAAAGTTAG
- the rpsB gene encoding 30S ribosomal protein S2, whose product MALPEFTMRQLLEAGVHFGHQTQRWNPKMAEFIYGSRNGIHIMDLTQTVPMLDAALNVVRETVAKGGRILFVGTKRQAAGPVAEAAEKCAQYYMNHRWLGGTLTNWQTVSQSINRLTVIEEQMTTGGDGLTKKERLGMEREQAKLQASLGGIREMGGVPDLLFVIDVKKEALAIAEANKLGIPVIAVVDTNCPPSGVDYIIPGNDDAARAIALYCDLASRAALDGMSAQLGAAGVDLGELEEAPAEEAVAETEEPVAAEPDAEQAPAEA is encoded by the coding sequence ATGGCTCTTCCAGAGTTTACCATGCGTCAGTTGCTAGAAGCTGGCGTGCACTTTGGTCACCAAACCCAAAGATGGAACCCAAAGATGGCTGAGTTCATCTATGGTTCTCGCAATGGCATCCACATTATGGACCTCACACAGACGGTTCCGATGCTTGACGCAGCGCTGAATGTAGTTCGCGAAACTGTTGCCAAAGGCGGCCGAATTTTATTTGTAGGCACAAAACGCCAAGCGGCTGGGCCAGTTGCTGAAGCAGCTGAAAAATGTGCGCAATATTACATGAACCACAGATGGTTGGGCGGCACACTTACAAACTGGCAAACAGTTTCTCAATCCATTAACCGCCTTACCGTTATTGAAGAACAGATGACAACTGGCGGCGACGGCCTGACCAAAAAGGAACGGTTGGGAATGGAGCGGGAGCAAGCCAAATTACAAGCATCATTAGGCGGCATTCGCGAAATGGGCGGCGTGCCGGATCTATTATTTGTAATAGACGTAAAAAAAGAAGCACTTGCAATTGCAGAAGCAAACAAACTTGGCATTCCAGTGATTGCGGTGGTTGATACAAATTGCCCTCCTAGTGGTGTTGATTACATTATTCCGGGTAATGATGATGCTGCACGCGCTATTGCACTTTATTGCGATCTGGCAAGCCGGGCAGCTCTGGATGGAATGTCTGCACAGCTTGGGGCTGCAGGTGTTGACCTAGGTGAGCTTGAAGAAGCCCCAGCAGAGGAAGCTGTCGCCGAAACGGAAGAGCCCGTCGCTGCTGAACCTGATGCCGAGCAAGCGCCCGCAGAGGCTTAA